ACCTGGCCGTGCACGGGCCGTTCGACGGGGTGTTCGCCGCCTACCTGGTGCGCAACCTGCCGGACCCGGACCCGGTGCTGACCGCGGTGCGCGGGCTGCTCAGGCCGGGTGCGCGGCTGGTGGCGCACGAGTACTCGGTGCGCGACTCGTGGGCGGCCACCGCGCTGTGGACGGCGGTGTGCTGGTCGGTGATCATCCCGAGCGGGGCGGTGGTCACCCGGTCGGCCCGGCTCTACACCTACCTGTGGCGCAGCGTGCTGGACTTCGACGGCGCGAGCGCGCTGCGGGACCGGTTGCGGCGCAACGGTTTCACCGGGGTTCGCACGTTGCCGGCCGCCGGGTGGCAGCGCGGCATCGTTCACACGTTCGTGGGACAGGCGTGAGGCGCGGCCGCCGAGCCGTCCGAATGCCCGGCCCCACCGGCGCGCCGGCGGGCACCGCGAGGGCTTCGCCGGCCCGCCGGTTCGGCCGCACGCCTGCCTGACCGCAGCACCGACCGCACGAACGCCTCTCGCCGACCCGCACCCCACACCCCGCACGACCCCGACCAGACCACCGGGGCCGGCGGCACTCACCCCGGGAAGCGCCCAACCCGGCGCAAGGCATAACGCCGTTCCGCGTAAGCCAGGTCGTCGCGCCACAGCCGGGCCGCCGCCCACCTCATCAACGGCCGGATCACCGGCGCCACCGGCAGCGCCTTCCCGAACCCCGGCCGGTCGGAGTAGGCGATGGTCGCCTCGACCACGGCGGTGCGGGCGGAGCCGTCCGGGCCCGGCGCCAGCGGCGTCGCGTGGGTCTCCACCACGCTGCCCGCGCCTTCCCCCGCCACGACGTGCATGACGACCGTGCGCGGCTCCGGGCAGGTGAAGGCGGCGACCACCGGCACCCCGATCCGGCCCACCAGCTTGAACGTCACCTCCACCAGGAAGCGGTCGTCCTGCTCGGTCGGGGTCTCCAGCACCGCCAGGTTCGCGAACGAGTACGGGTGGAACCACGCCCCGTGCCAGGGGTCCAGCCGGTTGGCGACCACGTCCTCCGGCTCGCACCGCCCGACCACCGTCGCCACCGCGTCCAGCGACCCCGCCGGCGGCCGCTCGGGCAGCACCGGCGCGTCCAGCGGCTCCTCGCCGCCCACCTCGTCCAACCGGACCCAGACCAGCACGCCGTCGTCGTGCGCGGGGTACGGGCTCCACCCGCCGAACTTCCGGCCGCCCAGCGCCAGGCCGTGCCACCGGCACACCAGCTCGCCGCGGTGCACCGCGCCGTCGCACAGGGGCGCGCCCAGGTGCGGGCACGAGCCCGGCCCGGCCAGCACCGACGACCCCGACCGCCATGCCACCACCTCGACGCCGGCCACGGTCCGCCCGAACGGCCGGTCCGCGGTCACCTCGCGGCTGGCGGCCAGCACGAACCAGTTGCCCGACGGCCGGGCCACGGCCCGCTTCAACGCCGCCTCGATCAGCGCGGGCCTGGCGTCCCGCCAGGTGGGTTCCTGCTCCGGCCACGGCTTCGCGGCGAACCGGCGCAACGGGATGGACATGCGGATCTCCTCGTGGACGCGGGTGTTCACGCCGACAGCGCGGCGCGGGCCAGGGCGGGCAGGGCCATCACCAGCCGCCGCCCGCCGGACACGGTGACGCGCCTGGACAGGACGTCGTAGTCGGCCCGCTCGACCAGGTCGAGGATGCGGCCGTACAGCCGGTACGCGGTGGCGACGCACGGGCGCGACTGCGGGGCCAGCATGGGGATGCCCGGCGCCGCGTCCCGGTAGACCGAGCGCGTCCGGGCGACCTGGAACTCCAGCGCGCGCTTGATCCGCGGGTCGGTGCGCCCGGTGCGGCGGGCCCACCCCAGCAGCTCGCGGTCCACCCCGAACCCGGCCAGCTCCTCGGTCGGCAGGTACACCCGGCCCCGGTCCAGGTCCTCGCCCACGTCGCGCAGGAAGTTGGTGAGCTGGAACGCCACGCCCAACGCCGCGGCCGGGCCCTCGGCCTCCTCGCGCGGCACGCACGTGCCCAGCACCGGCAGCACCTGCAGCCCGATCACCGCCGCCGAGCCGTGCACGTACCGGGCCAGGTCGGCGTAGGTGGCGTAGGAGGTGACCGTCAGGTCCATCCGCATCGACGCCATGAAGTCGGTGAACAGCGAGCGCTCGATGCCGTACCGGCGCGCGGTGTCCACGACCGCGGCGATGACGGGGTGGTCGCTGCCGCCGGCGGCCAGGCCCTCGGCCAGCCGCTCATCCACAGTGGACAGCTGGGCGGCGCGCTCGGCGGGCGTGCGGCCGTCGTGCACCTCGTCGACGATGTCGTCGGCCCACCGGGCGAACCCGTACAGGGCGTGGATCGCGGGACGCCGCGCGCGCGGCAGCAGGCGCGTGGCCAGGTAGTAGGTGCGGCCGTGCTCGGCGTTCAGCTCACGGCAGCGCTGGTACGCCCGCCGCAGCACCGGATC
This portion of the Saccharothrix syringae genome encodes:
- a CDS encoding class I SAM-dependent methyltransferase; this translates as MPTLAVRAVPDAFDEAAPGYDLLVGANPDYHRELRRSATALRVAGDGAGLRLLDLGCGTGASTAALLAVAPRAEVVAVDASRGMLDRARRKSWPPNVSFVHARAEDLAVHGPFDGVFAAYLVRNLPDPDPVLTAVRGLLRPGARLVAHEYSVRDSWAATALWTAVCWSVIIPSGAVVTRSARLYTYLWRSVLDFDGASALRDRLRRNGFTGVRTLPAAGWQRGIVHTFVGQA
- a CDS encoding DUF5914 domain-containing protein, with translation MSIPLRRFAAKPWPEQEPTWRDARPALIEAALKRAVARPSGNWFVLAASREVTADRPFGRTVAGVEVVAWRSGSSVLAGPGSCPHLGAPLCDGAVHRGELVCRWHGLALGGRKFGGWSPYPAHDDGVLVWVRLDEVGGEEPLDAPVLPERPPAGSLDAVATVVGRCEPEDVVANRLDPWHGAWFHPYSFANLAVLETPTEQDDRFLVEVTFKLVGRIGVPVVAAFTCPEPRTVVMHVVAGEGAGSVVETHATPLAPGPDGSARTAVVEATIAYSDRPGFGKALPVAPVIRPLMRWAAARLWRDDLAYAERRYALRRVGRFPG
- a CDS encoding phytoene/squalene synthase family protein translates to MSVESELDAAAVTDPVLRRAYQRCRELNAEHGRTYYLATRLLPRARRPAIHALYGFARWADDIVDEVHDGRTPAERAAQLSTVDERLAEGLAAGGSDHPVIAAVVDTARRYGIERSLFTDFMASMRMDLTVTSYATYADLARYVHGSAAVIGLQVLPVLGTCVPREEAEGPAAALGVAFQLTNFLRDVGEDLDRGRVYLPTEELAGFGVDRELLGWARRTGRTDPRIKRALEFQVARTRSVYRDAAPGIPMLAPQSRPCVATAYRLYGRILDLVERADYDVLSRRVTVSGGRRLVMALPALARAALSA